A genomic window from Leptospiraceae bacterium includes:
- a CDS encoding FapA family protein — protein sequence MNRVKAFLLEQEIELDKVEREQVEVLGDSVNECLLLAAKHLGKDIHELDYEVLQRGKKSLLFSEPFRIRVFPAELDEDLDILKGVDEALGTGGRLIDSTLKEHLEAKDKDGFFVIKNYRSGVYLSAHPPVGHGKHVNVEDVMKKFVIKGVTAPDKKKVQEIVSEERGELIRLGNSRLKAFMEAQIKVDIGTDWMKAHCTLIPPKPGGRDVEASDVIYELKKEKVEYGIKEDVIKKYIDEDRYNEPFIAAEGDPPAHGKNAHVVYHVRTEKQIKLKEDNFGRVDYRDLDLIENVVVGQLLAEKVPAEKGKYGRNLINEIIEARDGVDIQLNQGKGTILSEDKKRLTAEVNGQVLFVEGRISVETVYKISGDVGIKTGNVTFLGSVIVTGNVEDNYQIKASGNVEVYGTVQKAIIEADGDIVIRQGITGRDEARVETTGGNVVARFIQNANVITEKDVIVQEGLMHSNVQAGGRIICKGRRAQIVGGHLIANQYVAAKVLGSSANPTTNIIVGVNPKVLKQIEDYQVKKRETREKMDELQKRLNTLKARKEADPLQFSEENQAYNARLEAGIKKLERRMVDYDKEIATLQAYMEKTGGQGRVYIEKAKFRGVSIRIKHVEDNELSLQDLSACTLYLDGERIRSTKYIDPEGDHKEDIEKKQRQKTKVSISG from the coding sequence ATGAATAGAGTCAAAGCTTTTCTTCTCGAGCAGGAAATCGAACTGGATAAAGTTGAAAGGGAGCAGGTCGAAGTTTTAGGGGATTCTGTGAACGAATGCCTTTTACTGGCAGCCAAACATCTCGGGAAAGATATACATGAGTTAGATTATGAAGTGCTGCAAAGAGGGAAAAAATCTCTACTCTTTAGCGAACCATTTCGAATTCGGGTTTTTCCTGCGGAATTAGATGAGGATCTTGATATCCTGAAAGGTGTAGATGAAGCACTTGGAACCGGGGGAAGACTAATTGATAGTACCTTAAAAGAGCATCTGGAAGCTAAAGATAAGGATGGTTTTTTTGTCATTAAAAATTATCGTTCAGGTGTTTATTTATCCGCTCATCCACCTGTCGGACATGGCAAACATGTTAATGTGGAAGATGTGATGAAAAAATTTGTTATCAAAGGAGTTACCGCTCCGGATAAGAAAAAAGTTCAAGAAATAGTTTCCGAAGAAAGAGGAGAATTGATTCGCCTTGGTAATTCCAGACTAAAAGCTTTTATGGAAGCCCAGATAAAAGTAGACATTGGCACAGATTGGATGAAGGCCCATTGTACCCTGATTCCACCTAAACCCGGCGGTCGTGATGTTGAAGCCTCCGATGTGATTTATGAATTAAAGAAAGAGAAAGTCGAATATGGAATAAAAGAAGATGTTATAAAGAAGTATATTGATGAAGATCGATATAATGAGCCGTTTATAGCTGCGGAAGGAGATCCTCCGGCTCATGGAAAAAATGCTCATGTAGTTTATCACGTTCGTACGGAAAAACAAATCAAGCTTAAAGAAGATAATTTTGGACGGGTAGATTATCGAGATCTGGATCTGATAGAGAATGTTGTTGTCGGTCAACTTTTAGCAGAGAAAGTTCCGGCTGAAAAAGGTAAATATGGAAGAAACCTGATTAATGAAATTATTGAGGCCAGGGATGGAGTGGATATACAACTAAATCAGGGTAAGGGAACTATACTCTCCGAAGATAAGAAGCGTTTAACAGCTGAAGTCAACGGACAGGTTCTTTTCGTGGAAGGACGAATCTCGGTTGAAACCGTTTATAAGATAAGCGGGGATGTTGGAATTAAAACCGGAAATGTAACTTTCCTCGGTTCTGTGATTGTTACCGGGAACGTAGAAGACAATTATCAGATTAAGGCTTCCGGAAACGTGGAAGTCTACGGAACCGTTCAAAAAGCTATTATTGAAGCCGATGGTGATATTGTGATTCGTCAGGGAATTACGGGAAGAGACGAAGCGAGAGTGGAGACTACAGGTGGAAACGTAGTAGCACGGTTTATTCAGAATGCAAATGTCATTACAGAGAAAGACGTAATTGTACAGGAGGGCTTAATGCACTCCAATGTACAGGCAGGTGGAAGGATTATTTGCAAGGGAAGAAGAGCTCAGATAGTAGGTGGACATTTGATTGCGAATCAATACGTTGCTGCAAAAGTTCTGGGTTCTTCAGCCAACCCGACTACGAACATCATAGTAGGGGTTAATCCGAAAGTTCTCAAGCAAATTGAAGATTACCAGGTAAAAAAGCGGGAAACCCGTGAAAAAATGGATGAGCTTCAAAAGCGTTTAAATACCCTGAAGGCAAGAAAAGAAGCCGATCCACTTCAGTTTTCCGAAGAAAACCAGGCCTATAATGCAAGGCTTGAAGCCGGTATAAAAAAGTTGGAGCGTCGTATGGTGGATTATGATAAGGAGATTGCAACTTTACAGGCCTATATGGAAAAAACCGGAGGGCAGGGCAGGGTTTATATTGAAAAAGCCAAGTTTAGGGGAGTTAGTATTCGCATTAAACATGTGGAAGATAATGAACTTTCTCTACAGGATCTATCCGCCTGTACACTTTATCTGGATGGAGAACGAATTCGGTCTACCAAATATATTGATCCGGAAGGAGATCATAAAGAAGATATAGAAAAGAAACAGAGACAAAAAACTAAGGTTTCTATATCTGGTTAA
- a CDS encoding HDOD domain-containing protein — translation MILEKTIPLGINLKNSEPYRVMLADNSRLERLLLRKFLLHEKFKIVAETEGGQETVDVFQKLTMKPDILCLDFEFPDKNGVKVIEEIRRTHPHLVIIMVTKNTHRVLIQKISELRINAFLVKPVSRLQILEKLSYILGRSELSKTKKVMENKGNLNLNEIVIPPLKTVAAKVLLFDSQATAGSAELDKIIAPDKGLSSDILRIANSSFYGRKGNINTLKDAITLMGVKMVKSLVFLRTRNGLHSNLKNEVYQKHLQELPVLTALISYDLATPLGYKKLRDELFLASLLYKIGMTILAINNEKKYAEVLKLSQIGVKDLYEIEKEELNLSSLEISIKAFRLWSMPKLYQDVTTNQNFKISDIPYVTDTDKIIRLSDILSKKMIQLYVSENEENILNRLYSHYKMGEETQKLFGEDYYIMIKEHPFYEMAMSV, via the coding sequence ATGATCCTCGAAAAAACAATACCTCTCGGCATAAACCTAAAAAATTCTGAACCCTATAGAGTCATGCTGGCAGACAATTCAAGATTGGAACGTTTACTTCTTAGAAAGTTTTTACTGCACGAGAAATTTAAAATTGTAGCGGAAACAGAGGGTGGTCAGGAAACCGTAGATGTATTTCAAAAACTAACAATGAAACCTGATATTCTTTGTCTGGATTTTGAATTTCCGGATAAAAACGGTGTAAAAGTCATAGAAGAAATCAGAAGAACCCATCCTCACCTGGTAATTATCATGGTAACTAAAAATACCCACAGGGTGCTAATTCAGAAAATATCTGAGTTAAGGATTAATGCATTTTTAGTAAAACCGGTGAGTCGCCTTCAAATCCTTGAAAAACTCAGTTATATTCTTGGTCGTTCCGAACTTTCTAAAACTAAAAAAGTAATGGAGAACAAGGGGAATTTAAACTTAAATGAAATTGTCATTCCTCCTTTAAAAACTGTAGCTGCAAAAGTTCTTCTTTTTGATTCTCAAGCAACAGCCGGAAGTGCTGAATTAGATAAAATCATTGCACCGGATAAGGGACTCAGTTCTGATATTTTAAGAATTGCTAATTCATCTTTTTATGGAAGGAAAGGGAATATAAACACACTTAAAGATGCCATTACCTTAATGGGAGTTAAAATGGTAAAAAGTCTGGTTTTTCTACGCACGAGAAACGGTTTACATTCCAATCTTAAGAATGAAGTCTATCAAAAACATCTACAGGAACTTCCTGTTTTAACCGCATTAATCTCATACGACCTCGCAACTCCCCTGGGTTATAAAAAACTCAGGGATGAACTTTTTTTAGCCTCCCTACTATATAAAATAGGTATGACCATCCTTGCAATCAATAATGAAAAAAAATATGCAGAAGTTCTAAAACTTTCTCAAATCGGAGTTAAAGATCTTTATGAAATAGAAAAAGAGGAGCTAAATCTTTCTTCTCTTGAAATTAGTATAAAAGCTTTTCGTCTCTGGTCTATGCCAAAACTATATCAGGATGTAACCACAAATCAGAATTTTAAAATATCTGATATTCCTTATGTTACAGATACCGATAAAATTATCCGTCTATCTGATATTCTTTCCAAGAAAATGATACAACTCTATGTGAGTGAAAATGAAGAGAACATTCTAAATCGACTATACAGCCATTATAAAATGGGGGAAGAAACTCAAAAACTATTCGGAGAAGACTATTATATAATGATAAAAGAACACCCCTTTTACGAGATGGCTATGTCGGTTTAA